CTCACTCTTGTTTGACGTTGCCTTTCCGTCATCGCTCtttatgaaagaaagaaaaaactcagtAATCTTGAGCACAATTGTTTGCCCTCCAATGAGGCCAAAAAACCTGTGGGGGAGCAAGAGGGAATGTGTGGGATTCTATGCTTTACTGCGTTCCTGGCAGAGTTCTGGAACAGGGAACTCTTAAGAGGTTCTTCCAAATTggagtaagaagaaaaaaaataactctggATGGGGAGGGAGCTCATCTTCTGAAACCATGGAAACCTAACTAGGTCACTGCGCaaactcccccccccccccccccccccccctttttatGATCTGGTTAAGGCAGGGGTCTGCATAAATGTGTCCCATTTCCATATCAAAGATGTTTGAGACCCTTCTATCATGTGGCGTTGTTTGTTTGATTGCTGTCCTTTGATTGGCTTCTCCAGGGCAAGCATTAGCAGGGACCCCTTCTACGACATGCTGGCCACCAGGAAGAGGCGCATCGCCAACAAGAAGTGAAGAGAGACAATCAAGTCAAGCTCCAAAGTGCTCCATGTTCCTCTCTTTTGGTTCATGAAGACACAAATGGCATGGCGCTAAGTTGGTTCACTTGTGAAACTGAAGACCTGAAGACAAACCTGGACACTCTATAAGTGAGGGGAACATATAAATCTCTACATATAAATCTCTACTGTAATGTAGAAACCAGTTGAACCAGCCTGTTTGCGTCCTCTTCATCTCATTTACCGCCCCCTACTCatatcaaaacatgttttagttgCCCCCTAAAGCACAACTGCCATGTTTCAGGTGCACATGCATGTATGTGGCTTATTATAAAGAACTATGTAtgtgttttgtatgtgtgtgcagCAGTGTGCATGTTAAGTTTGTTTGCATACAGTGTGAAAGTATTTCCTCcactgtgctttaaaaaaaaagttgttgaagCTAAAAACCAGAGTTCAGGTGGATGGCCATCAACACCGAGGTTAGAAGAATAGACAGGAGGAGGAAACAGATGGACGCTTTTAAGGGATGGTGGTTGTGGTTCAGTCATACCACAGCTGGACCGCGGCGTCATCTCATTCTGGTGCTGAGCTCGTCTCTCCTGGTGCCCTGCTCAGAGAAGCCTCAAAAAAGGTGTCAAAGTATAGACTGTGTTCTTTTCTTTGGGAGCAGAGACTTGAAATGTGCAtactttgttatattttgatttAGTAATGGTGCTTTTATATGAGACTTCAAAACGTAGCCCTTTCAGATCTGAAGTTGTAATCCTTATTCCCCAATCAGACTTTTGGACaccagctttttgttttaatatcatTGGAAAACGTGATGCACTACGTTCCCACATTGCCTTCAAACACATTTATCACTATAGATACATAATTTGATCTCAACATAAGCCAGGCTGTCagatattttgaacatttttgaaaatacaggCTCTTCAGCTCTCACATGTCATGTAAAAGGCACCTTTGTAGATTCAGATCAACTGTGATTCAATGACCTAATAATGACATTGCACATACTCATGTTACATTATGTAGCAGGATGACCTTCTGAAGATCTTGAAGGTTTTAGAATGAAAGAGAAACTTAGGAATTTAATCTGTCTGGTTAATTCAACTAATTATAGCCAGGATGGTGACTTCAGGGAGAAGTGATGTTTCTACTGTTGTTGGTTTtcacacaacataaaacaagagTCCGTCAAAAATAAGCACAGATACCTCGAAGGTACAATAGGGATATACAAAGATATACAAAATCTTGCATAGTTGATCCCCAGGTTTAAAAAATGATAGATTACATCATGCCAAGATCTGAAATAGTGCAAAAGTAGCATTAAATGATTGGTTTCAAAACTGTTACAACCTTCTTTTACACTGTCCCTGTAGTCTACAAGCTTTATAATGAGATCCTAGGAAAGTATCATAGACCTGCCACTTTAGAAACACCTATTGCTTCACTCGATTGCAGCACCGAAAACTTGCATTTAACTTACCTGGCTCATGCTTTGAAGACAAATTATAATCAACAATACCTGGCAATAGCTGGTGCTAAAATATATCAAGAGATCTGATTTCTGGGGTATCTTAAAGGTTGTGATTTCAAAAGCGCTTTCATTTTCAGAAAGCCATTTCGGTCTAAAAGaagggtttgtttttctctctgcagcagcCCAGTTGGTACCAGTCCAATTAAGctctttccagttttttttttctctactgcTTATGTTGGTGAAGGTTAGTGTATTGTTGTGATCCTGTTTGCATTTGATCCTTGCTTgcttttgtgttgctttaagATTTTCTACTTAAAAATCAGCtatcatttttttgtatttatttttattcgtgaaatgattttattattacttcCTGTAAATCTTAAATAACGTATGCCTAAGTTATGTATGTGTACATATATTGTATAGGTTTTAGTGTCTTTGTTGTAGTATGCGCACTAACATTTTTGCATCTTGCTAAAGTTTGGGATCTTCTTGGCAAAAGCCTTAAACaatcatttgattttaaaaaaatgatagaaGTAATGAAGAAAATCTAGGTCAACTGTGACAAAGCTGTTTAAAAGCCATGACTAATGAGAAAAAGAttgttatatttataaaaatggaaaagattaTAGTGAATATGATGTTTCATGTTATGGATGATGATTATATAGTTGATAAAgatgtcaaaaaacacaaatagtttTGTATgtgattgtaaaataaaaatgtaggcCTTGTGAAATAAGGGCATAATTTTATCTTCTGCTGCCCTATGTGGGCATGTGGTCGCATTAATTTTTATAATCTCTGTAAGAGCTGTTTGGTCACGTTGTACATTACATGTATCTACATAAAGTATACATAAAGCTTGGGATATTCATTATTGACGCTCGTCTTGACCTACTTCTTTGCATAAATGAGCTTTAAGTCACGTTGCAGAAAGATATTTATTACTTTTCCAGTGTAGAGAAAGACTGTTTTGCTACGTGGCTGACTAAAAGCAACCAAGGTAAGCAAACAGGAAGCCGAACAGGATATGTTCGGAAAAACCGGTTGGGTTTCTGCAAAAACACTTATTGGGCAGGACATGGAACACTGGTGCCCCCTACAGGCGCTTTCCTTAAAATtacaatttgaaaactgttcAGTTAAATTATCAAAGAATGATCAACTTACAGTGTTGCATAAAGTTTACTTTGCTATGcagagtatttttaaaatacaacatatcTTGTTCTTTTACAATATAGAATAAAAGATCACAATGGAAGCTATTCATATTGTCTCTGATATAAATTTAGCTTcccaatcaaacaaaaacagacccTTTCGTGACTTCAACTATTGGAGTTTTGTTCATTGTCTGGAAAAGGTGTGATATCTGGAGAAAGGACATGTCTGTGTCTAAACTAACTATCCTGTGTCCATTTCACTGAAATGGTGCACAAATCCGCTGATTATCCATccatagaaataaactgaattaaatttgaTAGATTAGcacatctatccatccatcattttctgttatttttgttaaaggctcactgttgtaaaaaaagaattttttccccccccaattGACTGGAAAGGACtgagaacaaagaaaaacaggcacacagaaaacaatcagattCAACCCAAATCACAATTTAACCTTTTAAGATGATAATTTCTGTCTCTTGCAAAAACTATAGCATGATTATgcaaaaagttatatttttcacaatttctgtCATTCTTATGATAATTTCTTAGTgcagagcaataaaaatgtgaattgtaGAAGATCACAGATGCCGCCGTCAGATATCTTGAATGATTCACTAATCAAACCATTTTAGAGTTGAAGTTTAGGTCTgtgataaaaactaatttataggactttcccccccttttttgccaaaaatgttaACTAAGCGTTCATGGCATTGAAACGAGTACTCACTCTAAAATAATGTCAAATGTGTAACCTAGTGGCTGAAGTGTAAATTACACCTGTTAATTCTCAAGAATATAAACTACTGTATGCTGTTGTGCTGAAATCATTTATTACCCAGGTGATTTAGTGTGCTACACacttttatcacaaaaataGTTATACCATGGACAATACTCAGTAATTAACATCTATTCTTGTTCTGATTTCCAACATCTGTTATTAAAATGCTTAATCTATACAGAACAGACTTCTATAATTTGCCAGGACGGAAATGTTTGCCAACATATCGTTGTTTCCTGTTTGAAATGGGGAATACTTGACCTTGCCAATAACACCACACAAAAAACCTAGTAATTTATGTTAATATACCACACATATTTCTGATACAGAATGTAATTTGATTgcagaatcaaataaaatcaacagatgTGACAGAAACTAGAACGATCAAATTTAACACAAGTGTCAGGACATACACGTCTCCAGGACAAAGATAATTTTCCCTAacggaaaaaaagtaaaataaatgctaatattcTGCACTAACTGGATGCCATGGTATcgtgatatatatttttagacatAGCTAACCGAAGCTAACTCCTTCAACAATAGCGTTCTAAAATGCAATCAAAGGACTATGTACTgtactttaaaaagtaattaactctcaaaccttttcatattttgtcacctTCCAATCTCAagctttattatgttttattgagttTTGCATTGTAGGCCAAAGAAAGTCCTtttttgaagtggaaggaaaaatatggTTCTCAGACACCTTAGATTCTCAGTGGTGTTTGAAAAGCCAAGAGAGAAGAGTCATCTGGTTTTCTTCTTATCTAGTTGCCCTCAACATTGGTCACAACAGACTGAAACTAAAAGTTCTAGTAAtgatatatttagatttaatttctCTTGTCATTAAGTTGGaaactatgtgctttttttctaattcattttCCGCAAATGTCAACACTTCATTAAAGTTGGAAAGTTATGTTTTTCCTAActgtaaaacctaaaaatagaaataaaattgtggCTCTTTAGATTAATTTACTATATTCAGTAACATTTGtggatcaaaataaattttaattagcatgactgaatgtaaaaatggctctttggattGAAAACACTGGTCTGTCATATAAGATcctaacaaaattaaaacttttcagcATACGCATTCAAGCTGGAAACGTACTGTATTTACaaagaaatccttttttttcccgATAGGAATTAACTCAACTCAAGTCTTCTGACCAATAGCACTCACTTATTTGGCTGGTCTCTTTTCAATACAATGAAACTTATTTGTTTCACTTTGATATTTGACTCTTTAAGAGATTGCTCAGTGACCTTTTAGCGACCTCTGATGACTCAGCAAGGTGAAGATGACACCTGGTCATAGTCGGGACATTTGAGGAGAGCGGGGTAGCTGGCGCTCATCTGCAGTGACGCTTCACTTGAAATGTCAGAGGGGCTTCGTCCACGCGACCAGGACTCTGGGTGGAGGAACTGACCGGAGTGGTCAGAGCAGTTGCTGAGCCGAGGCCGGTGGAAATTGGGGCGGCGAGCCTGGTAGATCTCCTCTGCTGTGTAGCGGTTCATGAACAGGTAGACAGACATGACTCCCGCACTCTGCAGTGGGAGagaagaaattatttgaaatagCTTGTGGAGAAGTGTGATAATGTGGGCCAAGCGTCTGTAGCGTAAATACTATATAAATCCAGTCAATTTAAAGCGTGGAGGTATTTAAAACTTGAACCAGGGCAGGGAAACACTGTAGCACTACAGTTCCTCGTTGTGACCAGCAGAGGTCACTCTCCCCATTGACCACATCTGGTTCCATAGCCTTTTTTTTAGCAGGAGTTGTTTTAAAGTGATGGAGAGAGAAGATTAAGACCGAAAAAACGGATAAAATGTAACTATTTGAATGGTCCAGTACATTTTCCTGAGTAATTAACTTATTGAATATTTATAAAGTGCCAAAATAGgcacaatgaaataaataggTCAACAAGTCAAGtatgttatattttaatatgGGAAATACATccattggaaaaataaaaatttcaattatattttcaaatataattaatcaaaatgtggaaataatgtCTGCAGTTAATATAGCAGTACAAGGAACCAGTAGCATGTTACTTTTACCACAGCTAAAATGGTGCAAAGCAAAGATTTTGCAGTCATTTTTGTACCTCAGTGAGCAGGAAGGAGAGGGCAGCGAAGGCAAAAGACCAGCCATATTTGTAGGAGAAGTAGACCTCACTGCTCTTTGTTCTGTTCAGCATCTCATCATTTATGCTGGAGATGTACAATACCAGACCCACCACTAGAGCCAGCCCTGAAACATACAGTAGATACTCGTTTCGTGAACATGGTgaggaagtaagaaaaaaaatacttcagaaaCTTAAGACAAATAATCAGATCTGTGTACCAGAAAGGATAAAGAAGATTCCTGAAACAAACGCCAGGATGGTGCAGTGAGGACGGACGTGTCCGATGTTGTTGAGGACAAAACCGATGAACATGAAGAAGAGGCTGACCAGAGGGAATGGGGTCGATGAGCGGATCATCTCTGAGAAGATGAAGTAGAGAAAACAAGTTGCAGGgcattgttttcattcatgttgATGTGAAGATAAGTTACTCCTTTATTGGATTTaacttgtaaacattttttaagacattttgtcCTCAGCTGCACTGAAGGACTCGTGATGTTGATTGGATGTGATAAGTATTCTGGAGAGAAACAGGCAGGAACTTGAGGTTTCTGATGACTCATTTGTCAGAATGCCTCATTTGTCAGGATGCTTTTCAGATCAGGCATTTCTGAAAGGACATGCATTAGAAAACAACAAGCTCTTATCACAGAACAATACTCCAGCTGGTCACCTTGAACAACACCAGAAGGATGCATTTGCCTAAAGagtaggttttctttttttactcactGAGTACATTTCCTGTGGACTCTGACGTCAGCTGGAGACTCGTTGGCATCATGTACTCGATGGTGGAGCAGCGGCCGGATTCCTCacctgagaaaagaaaatggtaaGCAAAGTAGAAAGAAGATGATGAGCTCTCATATGCCCTGCTTCTCTAGAAATCTTAAAATCAAGTAAggcagttttatatttaaaacaggaaaatgttaaaatggtgCAGGAAAATGAGGAAAAGCTCAACAGGGTCTTCTTTCCCCGCTGATTCTGCCAAGTCAGTTCCCTGGCTGTGGTTTCGCTGGATGGGAGTTAGGGACAGTGGGAATCTCGTTCATCCATTCATGCGCGTCACTAATTAGATGACgcaacaattttcattgtctttatagtgaatttatttattttatttatgaattagGTTTTCTAATGGTTGAACCACTGCTTTTCCAGTGTGGAATGATCTCACAATTACAATTCTCACAACTTCAGCGACTTGCACGAtcaataatccatccatccatccattttctaacacccttgtccctagtggggtcgggaggggtgcaaTCAATAATATTGctcaaaaatatgaatttatgaTAGATTTTCACAGTTTCAAGTACCTGCATTCAACCTGAATAATATTTAGCTGAATGTTTTCACTTTGTACATTACACTTATTTcttataataagagtaactacaCTTATAaaagtgtagtttttttttttttttacaaataataaaatatcctCCATCTGCTCTCAGTTACTGTAAAGCTCTCCTTTAGCTGTTGATAAGAAATTGATTATCAGTTTgtcttcagtgtatttttatttttacagaagtGTGGATTACACGGCATGCTGTGGAGAGAGGATGTGATGCAACTCAGTCGATGTAATACAGAGTCCAGCTGGAATTATTCTGTCTGTGGCACAGTGGGGTGGCATCGCTCTCATGAAGCTCGTTGTTTATGTGTAGTATGGTGCATCACTGAAATCGCCTCCTATTACAGCGTGTGACTGAAACGCTCCTGTTCCACACTTACTTATAGCCGCTGTGAATGTCAATTAAACAAATGTCAAAGCTGCAGTGGAGTGACGACACGATCAGTTCTCCCCAGTTACAAGATGAACATCTTTCAAAGTGAGAGTGTGAAATCCATTTTCACCAACCCTGACTAGCAGATGGCTCACTGTCAAAATTCATCACAAATTTCTGCATCACTCCTTAAAGCATGTTAATGTTACCAACCAGCCAGAAAGCAGACCCTCCAGAGACCTGAGTGCAGTGACGTCTTGATGTCAGCCGTCTGGTTCAGAGGCATGATGACTCCCTCCTCCAGGTAGAGCCAGTAATCTGTGCTCACCGCCACTCCCAGCAGCCCCAGGCCACTGATTGCAAAGACACTGCTGAGTAAAGTCAGAGCCTTCCTGCTCCACGCACTCATGGTTTCCAAAAGATGGTTGttgttataataaataaaataaaataaaataaaaaaactgggTCCTGGAACAATACGCTGGAGAGAAGGAAGCAAAGAAGGCTTTTAAGTGACGAGAGACTGAATGTTAGAAAGatgtggaaaattaaaaatgcatcagtgggaatctaaatgtaacttttttttataataaataccaaataatttaatattggTCATATAAGtacatacaataaataaaatacttgtttttagacatgaaaaaaatacacatgtaTTCAAAGAAGATTACGCAATCTCATTCATTCagagttttagatgtttctggAAGTGTTGAGCTCTGTAAACTCATCTGAGCAAAAACCAGTGAATGTAAGAAAATTTGGAGCAGGAAAGATGACAGACAACTGACTTataaatgaagataaaaatCTCTATGAGTGCCACGCCTTTCAGTTACCCACAAGACATTTCAGGGCATTCTTACAAAGCAATCTCATTGAAACAATGCAGGGCTAAATCAATAATacctttaatgtttattttagatgtattttCAGTCATGTGCCAGAGAGCAAGCCTCTGCCATATCTAGTCTCCTTTTTGAAATTCTCTTCATGTCCTGTCTAACTCCAGGCAACCCGCcatgaaagaaagaataaaatggaAACCATTTATGAAGCCTTTTGAGCCTCCAGACTAAAAGACCTGAAATACGTGACAGAATACTATGAATACAAATGCTCACATTGTTTAAAATCCACTccttgtttttgacattttcagccAGTGAGTAGAAGCTAGTCACTCACAGACACAATCAGTCTGCAGATATGGGTGAAGAATCACACAGTAAGACGTATCTGAAGAGGAAAAGTGGTAATTTAGACCTCCCACTGGGACACATATGAATGTGGGCTGATTTACTAAGGCACAGAATATCAGAGGCTGCAGAAAattcaatattaaaaaactGTGAGCctaaatttgttttacattaagaGTGTTTTCAtaataagagtttttttttttttaacataacacATCTCCGACtaagaaataattgtttatattaagaaaaaaaactattgctGTCACACTTACTAGCACCTTTAACAGTTCTGGTAAGTTAAATGTGACTGAAACATTCATTATATGAAATAGTTGTATATTATAACTAACATCCTGTCCTAGGAAATTGCAACAGGAAAATGTGTACTTGCACAAACTTGTTTATATCTGCAGACATAGtgataattaaaaagtttaaaaaacacaactaaaggACACAAAAGGATGGACGAGGATTCATCTTTATCTTGatagcacacacacaaagcaggaTGAAATGGAAGGTAAAAAAAGTCTTAGTATCCACCATTAGATGTTAATTACAAGTTAAAAAGATATGAGGAATGCCAAGAAAAAGTCTCTCTGTTCAGCCATCAGGAACATGAGCGTGTGGAGTTagctaaaataaattgtgtttatcTAAAACGGTGTCTTTTGGTCAGTTGGGACTTGGATTGAAGTTTTTTGGCCACATATATTTCAGCTggatttgaaaaacaaaaaaacactgagcTTGTTTCCAAATGGATTAAGTATGGTGGAGGATGTGTGAtactgtgggcctgtttctcaTACCTgtaattcataaaaatgtattcaataattttgaaataCTAAATAGTAATCAAGTAAGTTCTTGCTATTAACTAAAAATGGATCATTAGATGATTCAATAGCATAATGAGCTAAAATGACCAAATGAGGCAGAAATTTCCCCAAATGTCTTTATATTAAAAGGGTGATTACATGAATCTCAGAGAGATGATGTTACAgcactgaaatgtaaaaaaaaaaatccatgacaTATTCTTTTGCTGATTATTGTGGCACttggcaaatagaaataaatgtggTACTTCTAGAAGATCTAAAATGATAGAAGTTTGTTtagatttaacttcagacagtgagaaaaaaaggtgtatgtaaacttctggttcaactgtattattgatttttttttctttgcaagtgtttaaatttattctttCTGAAGAAGCTTTAGAAAcaaatttctaaattagttaCTTGAAATTAAGGTCCAAGAGGCTGGAACAGTACAACGGAATGAAACAGCTCACTCAACAAGATCGTCTGACAAGTTCAAGGTGAAAACCGTTAAAATCCCGAATACGTCCAAAAGCATGTGACGTTTTTTTACAATGACTATTGTGTTCAGTCTTCTCCTACCTGTTTGTAAAGTGTTAACCACAAAATCTTGCAGTTCacggttaaaaataaaaagtcctgATGGAAGAATAATGAGGTAAATTCACCAGTGATGAATAAAATCCTCTGGAGAACAGTGAGTTGACGGAGAAGATGAAGCAGTGTGTCGATGCTACAGTAAAACGGgtgagggagagacagagagagagggagaaaagcagagagaaagagaaagatggagagagagagagagagagagaggagagctACTTGGTCCTGCTCTGCTGTCTGATTTCTGTTGCTCATTTTGCAAATActcacacacagaaagagagagagcaacTCAGCAGCTGCAACTTCAAATAACTGAGAATTACTAGCAAATTACTAAAGGAATTCCTAGATTTTAGGTAAAggctttgttttatgtaaagatTACCTGACTCCAAATGAATCTtgattaaattatgaaaaatgacTGTAAATGCAGCATGAAGATCAGCTCACCTGAGCTTCCAGGCTGATGTCAAAACCTAAAGATGGACtttatgccattttattttttcacagcaaCATAACCACCCAACTCATAAAATATCTGGAAATATCTTGTTATTTTAAGATCAGCAAAAATTTTGAAAGCTggttctgtttgctgttttgctGAACTGGTAGAGAATCAAATACATTTGAGCAggaaaacaaccaataagaCATTGTGATgtatatttctatatatatttctatatatatatttcatactTTATTTATACACAGTATCCGTCATACCACAAAGAACAGAGGGACAAGAAGAATCAGGTTACAAAGCAGGAACATTGAGGGGAGACGTACAAACTGCTCTGCAGCTCTAAATGTAACCTGTAGTAATTCTTTACCCACATAACAGattgaaaaaagtttttctccAATCTTCCATCCAACATAGTTTCTCAATATGAGACATGTaaacattcagtttcttttaaaagatttaattttggTCCTGATACATACAGTGCCTTGAAACAGTATTCATACCCATTGAATGTTTGTTGCTTCGCAACCCCAAACTTCAATTTATTACATTGTGATTTCATATAAAGACCAAGGTCATCAACTCATGTTCTCAAAAGCTATTGTCTTGCAGCTTTTAGTTGC
The DNA window shown above is from Xiphophorus couchianus chromosome 16, X_couchianus-1.0, whole genome shotgun sequence and carries:
- the cacng5b gene encoding voltage-dependent calcium channel gamma-5 subunit produces the protein MSNRNQTAEQDQVALLSLSLSLSIFLFLSAFLPLSLSLPHPFYCSIDTLLHLLRQLTVLQRILFITGEFTSLFFHQDFLFLTVNCKILWLTLYKQRIVPGPSFFILFYFIYYNNNHLLETMSAWSRKALTLLSSVFAISGLGLLGVAVSTDYWLYLEEGVIMPLNQTADIKTSLHSGLWRVCFLAGEESGRCSTIEYMMPTSLQLTSESTGNVLKMIRSSTPFPLVSLFFMFIGFVLNNIGHVRPHCTILAFVSGIFFILSGLALVVGLVLYISSINDEMLNRTKSSEVYFSYKYGWSFAFAALSFLLTESAGVMSVYLFMNRYTAEEIYQARRPNFHRPRLSNCSDHSGQFLHPESWSRGRSPSDISSEASLQMSASYPALLKCPDYDQVSSSPC